A window of Eikenella corrodens contains these coding sequences:
- a CDS encoding Com family DNA-binding transcriptional regulator, which translates to MQYRCKNCNKLLAKGEGQLEIKCPRCKAVNQFGSLTTRSARERQTSRSKHHGQHQSRQSA; encoded by the coding sequence ATGCAATATCGTTGCAAAAACTGTAATAAGCTGTTGGCCAAAGGCGAGGGGCAATTGGAAATCAAATGTCCGCGCTGCAAAGCGGTCAACCAATTTGGTTCTTTAACAACCCGGAGTGCCCGTGAGCGCCAAACTTCAAGGAGTAAGCATCATGGGCAACACCAATCCCGTCAGTCCGCTTAG